In the Campylobacter lari genome, AACAAATCATCATCATCACAGGTACTATAAGCACCACACCTAATCATCTATACAATAGCACTTATGTATTTGACAATGGCAATATACAAGTTTTTAACAAACACTATCTTGTACCTTTTGGAGAAGAAATTCCTATATTTAAAACCTTTTTTAAAAAATACCTTTTAAATATTGATGAATTTTCAAAAGGAAAAGAATTAAATCAATATACTTTAAATAATCAACTCATCACTAATGCTATCTGCTTTGAAGCTACAAAAGAAAAACTTTACAAACACTCAAAAATCATCATCGCTATTTCAAATAATGCTTGGTTTAATTTTTCAAGTGAATATAAATTACAAAATTTTCTAATGCGTTTTTATGCAAACAATTATAATGCAAGCATATATCATGCAGTTAATGGAAAAGAAAATGCTGTAATTAAACCAAAAGAGATATTGATTTTAAAGATAAAAGAAAAACTTTTAAAGCAAAATGAAGCTTAAAAGCTTCATTTTATAATGCTTTAAATTCATCAAGAGCGTCTAATTTTTCCCAAGGATAATCAGCCTGCCCCACTTGACCACGAGCAGCTACATCAGCATACATGAAAGTATCTTTACTTGGTTTATCAAGATTGAATTTATTTTTAATCCAATTTGGAGTTAATGGGAAAGTTTTCATCACAAAATCACTTAAAATATCATCATTTAATCTTGTATTTGTTCCCATACAATCCACACTTACAGAAGTTGGTTTAGCTACACCTATAGCATAAGAAAGCTGCACTATGCATTTTTTAGCAAGCCCTGCTGCTACGATATTTTTAGCAAGCCATCTTGCAGCATAAAGCCCGCTTCTATCAACCTTAGTATAATCTTTAGAAGATTGTGCTCCTCCGCCTATTGGAGCATAGCCACCAAAGCTATCTACTATAAGCTTTCTTCCTGTTAAACCACTATCATGTAATGAACTATGATTTACATATTTTCCCGTTGGGTTGATTAAAATTCTTGTTTTTTCTGGGCAAAAAAGCTCTTTTGGTAAATTTGAATCTAAAATCAAACCCATCACCAAAGCTCTTAAATCTTCTATTTTCATACTTTCAACACAAGGAGCTGAAACTACAATAGTATGAATGCTTTGAGGTTTGCAATTTTCAAAATTTTCTTTATTTACATAATCAATTGTCACTTGAGTTTTAATATCCACTCCAAGTTTATCAGGATTGTTTTTTGCAAACTCATATACTTTATCACAAAGCATTCTAGCATAAGAAATAGCCGCTGGCATATATTCTTTTGCTTCATTACTTGCAAAACCAAACATTATCCCTTGATCACCTGCTCCAATTTCTCCATCTTCTTGATCAACACCTTGATTAATATCAGGGCTTTGCTCATTTAAAAATACCATTACATCTAAATCATCAGGATGTAAACATTGCTTTTTACTAAAATGCGGATGTCCATCATAACCAATATCCGCTAAAGCTTTTTTTACGATATTTTCATAATCTTGTTTTTCTAGCTTATGTTTTGATTTAATCTCGCCACCAATTACTACTTTATTTCCTGCTACAAAAACCTCACTAGCAACCCTTGAGTCTTTATCATGAGTTAAAAAAGCATCCACTATAGAATCGGCTATAATATCAGCGCATTTATCAGGATGTCCTGCACTAACAACTTCAGAAGTAAATAAATACATATTTTATATTCCTTATCATAAAAATGATAGCTCTATTCTAACATAAGCTAGCTTAAAAATAAAAAAGCTTATTTAAGCTTTACTTTGTTAGAATAAATTAAAAATTTATCACTACAAAAAAGGTAAGAAATGAGTTTATTTTCTTGTGCAATCAAACGCTATAAAGATGGAAATCTTATTTTACAAATTTGCATAGGTATTGTTTTAGGAATTTTAGTAGGTGTTTTTTCTAAAGATTTAGCTATTTTTGCAAATATTTTTGGTGCTTTATTTACAGGAGCTTTAAAAGCTATAGCGCCAATTTTGGTTTTTATCTTAATCTTAACAACTATTTGCACAAAAGAATTTAACCATGGAAGTGAAAAAATAAAACATATCATTTTCTTATATATATTTGGAACTTTTTTAGCTTCTTTAAGCGCAGTTAGTATAAGCTTTGTCTTTCCCATAGAATTAGTATTAACCGATATTGAAAAAGCTTCCACCACAAGTCCTGCGCATATAGGCGAAGTATTTAAAACCTTACTTTTTCAAATCGTAGATAATCCTATCCACGCTTTATCTTCAGGAAATTATTTAAGCATATTAGCTTGGGCTATAGGCGGAGGTTTTGCCCTAAGACATTGCTCTAATGATGCAAAGCAACTTTTTACTGATATCAACGAAGGTGTGTTAAAAATCGTTAAATTTATAGTCAAACTTGCTCCTTTTGGAATTTTTGGACTTGTAGCAAATTCAGTTGCTCAAACAGGAGCAGCAGGGCTTTTAAGTTATATTAAATTATTGATAATTTTAGTTTTAACTATGTTTTTTGTAGCCTTTGTGATTAATGCTTTAATTGTTTTTGCCTATACAAAGAAAAATCCTTATCCTTTGATTTTTATTTGCTTAAAACATAGTGCTGTTTTTGCATTTTTCACAAGAAGTTCTGCAGCAAACATCCCTGTAAATATGGCACTTTGCTCTAAATTAAATATCAACAATAACCTATATAGTATCTCCATTCCACTAGGAGCTACGATTAATATGGCAGGAGCAGCTGTAACCATTGCTATATTAAGTCTTGCAGCAGCTCACACAGTAGGCATTGAAATAAATTTTTTACAAGCTATGCTTTTGAGTGTTTTAGCTGCATTTGCAGCTTGTGGAGCTAGCGGGGTTGCCGGCGGTTCGCTCTTACTTATACCACTTGCTTGCTCTTTGTTTAATATTGATTATGACATAGCTATGCAAGTAGTTGCGGTTGGTTTTATCATAGGGGTTATTCAAGATAGCGTTGAAACAGCTTTAAATAGCTCAACGGATGTTTTATTTAGCGCCATTTGTTCAGATAATGAGCTTAATTTAAAAATTTAAGGAGGGCTTATGAGGCATTTAATCACTACAAAAGATTTTAACAATGATGAAATCTTAGCTTTATTTAAAGAAGCAAAAGAATTCCTAGATGAAAAACCGCGTACATTTTTAGAAGGAAAAAGTGTTACAACAATTTTCTTTGAAAATTCAACACGCACCCAATCAAGCTTTGAAACAGCTGCAAGAAGACTGGGTGCTAAAGTTTTAAAATTAGATGTTTCAAGAAGTAGCTCAAGTAAAGGCGAAACACTTTTTGATACTGCTGCGAATTTAGATGCAATGGCACCAAGTGCTATTGTAGTTAGACACAAAAACTCAGGCGTGCCTCATACTTTAGCAAATTATACTCATTGTCCTATAGTTAATGGAGGCGATGGCAAGCATGCTCATCCTACTCAAGCTTTACTTGATCTTTTTACTATAATGGAACATTTTGATTATAATGTTAAAGGTAAAAAAATAGCAATAGTAGGAGATATTAAAAACTCACGCGTTGCTGCTTCAAATTTAGAATTATTACCTCGTTTTGGTATAGACATTACCCTAGTAGCCCCGCCTCATTTTATGCCAAATTATCCTATTAAAAAAACAAATAAACTAAAAGAAGTTATTGATGATATTGATATTATCATGAGTCTTAGAACACAAACTGAAAGACACAATATCCCAACCTATGCATCGCTTAAAGATTATGCAAATGATTTTTGCATTAGTAAAGATTTAATAAAAGATAAAAATCTCATTATCCTACATCCTGGTCCTGTGCATAGAAATATTGATATTAGCGATGAAGTAATGGCTGATAAAAGATGTAAGGTTTTAACTCAAGTTAAAAATGGCGTTGCCATTAGAATGGCTGTATTAAAAAAACTCATTTTAGAAAGTTAAAATCATGCAAAATTGGAACTTAAGTACATTATTTAAAGATGAGCAAGAATTAAATCTTTTTTTACAAAAAACCCAAGATGATGCTTGTGAATTTAAAAAACAATATGAAAATAATCTTCATAGTTTAGACAATGAGCAATTCTTACAGGCTTTAAAAAATTATGAAGAATTAATCTTAAAACTTTCTCATATACTAACCTATGTGTATTTAAATTTTGCTCAAGATACCACAAAAGGTGCTTTTTATGCAAAATATGAAAATTTAAGTAAAAAAATAGAAGAAAATCTTTTATTTTTTGAACTTGAATTTTGCGAATTAAAAGAAGAAAAAAGCAAAACTTTCATCACATTTTGCAAAGATTATGAGTTTTATTTAAATAATCTTATCAAACACAAAAAACACAATCTTTCTAAAAAAGAAGAAAGAGTTATCCTAGCTCTATCAAGTACAGGTTCAAATGCATTTGCAAGATTATTTGATGAGACATTTAGTGCTTTAAAATTTAATTTTGAAGGACAAAAATTAAGCGAAGAAGAAATTCTAAGCAAGCTTTATGATAAAGATAGAAGCATTAGAAAAAAAGCTTCAAAATGCTTTAGTAAAACCTTGAAAAAACAAAACAAGCTTTTAGTATATATTTTTAATATGATTAAAAGCGAACTTGCTAGTATTTGCGAGTTAAGATCTTATGAAAGTCCAGAAACCCCAAGACATATAAGAAATCAAATTTCTAAAAAAAGCGTTGATGTGCTTATTAGTGCTAGTGAAAATAGTTTTGATATTGTTTCTAAATTTTACAACGCAAAGAAAAAAATTCTAGGATATAAAAAGCTAAAAGATTATGATCGTTATGCGCCTATTGGAAAGGAAATGCAAGTTGATTTTGATCAAGGAAAGGATATAGTTTTAAAAGCTTTTGAAAAATTTTCTAAAGATTTTTATAGGATAACAAAAGAAGCTTTTGAGAATAATTGGATCGATGTTTACCCTAAAGAATTTAAACAAAGCGGTGCTTTTTCTCACTCAAGCACGCCACTAAGTCATCCTTTTATACTTTTAAACTATACCAACCAAAGACGCGATCTTTTTACTCTAGCACATGAGTTAGGCCACACTATACATCAAAAACTTTCCTATAAAGTAAGTTTTTTAAATCAAGATACACCGCTAACTACAGCAGAAACTGCTTCAGTGTTTGCAGAAATGTTGATTTTTGATTATATTAAAGAAAATTTAGGCAAAGAAGAGCTTTTGTCTTTATATGCAGCAAAAATAGAAGATATTTTTGCTACTCTTTATAGACAGATTAATTTTACTACTTTTGAACGCAGATTTCATGCTAAAAAAGAAGAACTAAGCGCTCAAGAACTAAGTGAGATTTGGCTTGAAGAATCAAGAAAAATGTTTCAAGATAGTGTAGTTTTAACCAAAAATTATGGCCTTTGGTATTCTTATATACCACATTTTATACACTCTCCATTTTACTGCTATGCTTATGCTTATGCACAACTTTTAGTTTTAGCGCTTTATGGACTATATAAAAGTGGTAAATGTACTGATTTTACTTCGATTTATACTGAGTTTTTAAGTAGCGGGGGAAGCAAAAGTCCAAAAGAGCTTGTAGCTATGTTTGGCTTTGATATAGAAAGTGATGAGTTTTGGAATATAGGTTTAGAGCAAGTTAGAATACTAGTAGATGAATTTTTAAGGCTAAGCAATGATTGATAAAATTTTAAACAATAAAAATTTTATAAGTTTAATGCAAAAAAGCATTTATGAATGTTTACAAATTTTAATCCAAGAAGATATTGAGTTTAATATCATTGTAAATACTAAATTTGTTACACTCGAACCCCCTTTACCACCAGAATTAGATGTAGTGAGTAAAAATCCTTATTGTCTTTTTGCTCTTGGTGGTTATACTTTTAAATCCATAGTTTTAGCAAATGAGCATATAGAATTTCATGCAGGTTTTGGACCTGATGATTTTGCAACTTTTGTGAAAGTGGATTTAGGGGCAATTACTCAAATTCAAGTTGAAGATAATATCATTTTTGTCAATTTTTCAAACTATTTCAAAAAGCAAAATGATCAAAAATTAAAAGAAAAATCCATGAATGCTTTTTTAAATAATCCTAACAATAAAGATTTATTTAAAAAATGAGTTTTTTTGAAGGTTTAAATGATAGCCAAAAAGAAGCTATCATGCATATTGATGGAGCTATGCTAATACTAGCAGGCGCAGGTAGTGGAAAGACTAAAACCATTACCACTAGGCTTGCTTATTTAATCGATCATGTAGGTATTCCTGCGCAAAACACCCTCACACTAACCTTTACAAATAAAGCTGCTAATGTAATGAAAGCAAGAGCCTTAGCACTTTTACAAGATCAAAATCTACACAATCCCCTTTTATGCACTTTTCATAAATTTGGCTTGTTATTCTTAAGACTTTATAGCGAAAGAATTAATAGAGCAAATAATTTTGTCATTATCGATACAGATGATAAAAAGAAAATACTAAAAGATTTAGCTAGCGAAAATTTACAAAGCTCTTTAGCAAGCATAGGTGCTTATATTTCAAATTTTAAAAATCAAAGCAAAAGCGCCCAAGAAATACGCAAAGAATTAGAATTTTTAAAAGATGAAAAAAACAAAAATTACGAAGAAATCATTCATTTATATGAGCAATATGAACATTTTTTAATCCAAAATAATTTCATGGATTTTGATGATTTACTCATGCTAACTAATAAAATTTTAGAAGATGAACAATTTGCAAAAGAGCAAAGTCAAAAATATACTTATATAACAGTAGATGAGTATCAAGATACCAATGCCTTACAATATCAAATTCTAAAAAAACTTTGCACGTCTCATGAAAATATTTGCGTGGTAGGCGATGATGATCAAAGTATTTATGGATGGCGTGGGGCTAAAATAGAAAATATCTTAAATTTCAAAGAGCAATTTAACAATGTAAAATTAGTCAAATTAGAGCAAAATTATCGCTCAACTAGCGCTATTTTACAAGCTGCAAATGAACTTATAGAGCATAATAGAAAAAGACTAGGGAAAACTTTAATTTGTACCAAAGATGAGGGCGAAGAAATCACAATTTTGCAAAATGATGATGAGAAAATTGAAAGCTTTAAGGTTGCAAGAGAAGTTTCAAAACTTTTAAACTCAGGGATTAATCCTAGTGAAATAGCCATACTTTATAGAGTAAATGCCCTATCTCGTGCTCTTGAAGAAGCTTTTAGTAAAGAAAAAATTCCTTTTAAATTGCTAAGTGGAATTCGTTTTTATGAAAGAGCTGAGATTAAAGATATCATTTCTTATTTAAGATTACTTTCAAATCTAAATGATGATTATTCTTTTAAACGCATTATCAACCGTCCTAAAAGAAATTTTGGTAATGCAAGTTTAGAAAAGCTAGAAAATTATGCCAAAGAAAACCATTTGTCTTTATTTGAAAGTCTATGTGTTTTGCAAGGGAGTGGTTTTTTTAGTAAAAAAACAGACAAAGAATTAGAAAAATTCATACTAAGCATACACAAAATCAAAGAAAAAGATGATTTGCTTGCAATGATTTTAGCCTTAGAAGAAGAATTTAAAATCAAAGAATTTTATAAAGATAACCCAGAAGGTGAAGATAAACTTTTAAATATAGATGAACTTTATGCTAACTTAAAAGATAAAATCACTCATGGAAATTATAATGGCTTAGATGATATTTTAAATGAAATTTCTTTACTTAATGAGCAAGATGGACTTGATAAAGAAAGTATTTGTATTATGAGTATTCATGCAAGCAAAGGACTTGAGTTTGATTATGTTTTTATCATAGGCTTAGAAGAAGGATTTTTCCCACTCACTAGCGAATCAAGCAATATAGAAGAAGAAAGAAGACTTGCTTATGTAGCAATCACTAGAGCCAAGAAAAAACTTTATTTAAGCTATGCTAATTCTAGATTTTATAAAGGAAGTCGCACAAGATTAGAAAAAAGTAGATTTTTTGGCGAGAGTAATGTAATCAAAAAAGAATTAACACTAGATCATCAAAAAAATTGCTATAAAAAAGGCGATTTAATCAAACATAAAATTTTTGGCATAGGCAGAGTCACTGGGGTAAGTAAAATAGGTGCTGAAGAAAAACTCACGATTAATTTTGGAGGCATAGAAAGAATGATAATGTCAAGTTTTGTGGAAAAAGTGATATGAATAAACTTTTTGTAGCTTACAAACCAAGTGGAATGAGTTCTAATGCTTTTTTAGGCAAACTCAAAAAAAAATATAAAAACAAAAAAGCAGGTTTTTCAGGAACACTTGATCCTTTTGCAAAAGGTGTTTTACTCATAGCCTTTGATCAATACACAAAACTTTTTCGCTTTTTTGATAAAAATCCAAAGGTTTACAAAGCAACGCTTTGGCTAGGCGTGCATTCACTAAGCCTTGATAATCAAAATATCAAAGAAATCAATCTTATAAATGCTTTTGATGAGCAAATTTTAGAACAAATTAAAAATGAACTTTTAGGTAAAATCACCTACACCCCACCCGCATTTTGTGCAAAAAAAATAGATGGAGTACGCTCTTATGAGCTTGCAAAAAGAGGTTTTGAAGTCAATTTAAAACCTTGTGTTATGGAAATTTTTTATACTAAAATTTTACACTATAACCACCCCTTTTTAACCATAGAAATAGCAGTTAGTGAGGGTTCTTATATACGCTCTTATTGTGAATTATTTGCTAGAAAACTTGGTATTAAAGCCACGCTAAGCTCATTAGAACGCTTAAGTGAAGGAAAGTTTTTTTATGAGAATGAAAAAGAGTTAAATCCTTTAGCTTATTTAAATCTTAGAAAAAATACGATAAAATACCCCCAAAAATTACACAATGGACAAAAAATATTTTTGGACGATTTGGAAATTCAAGAAGAAGGTAGCTATATTTTAGAAGAAAAAGATTTTTTTTCTATCATTTCTATCCAAGATAATCAAGTGCAATATTATTTAAATAAGGTATTAAAATGTTAATTTTATCAAGAAAAGAAAATGAAAGTATAAAAATCGGAGATGATATAGAAATTAAAGTAGTTCAAACAGGTAAAGGCTATGCCAAAATAGGCATCGAAGCACCAAAGTCTTTAATGATACTACGTAAAGAGCTTATCGAGCAAGTAAAAAGTGAAAATTTACATGCAATTAGCGATGAAACGATAAAACTTGATGATCTGAGTAAAAAGCTTAAAAAATGAAAGCTTACGCAAAAGCTAATATTTTTTTAAAAATCATAGGAATTGATTCAAGATCTTATCATTTATTACAATCACGCTTTATTTTACTAAAAGATATTTTTGATGAATTAAGCTTTAGTGATGAAAAAACAAAAGAAGGATTTGAAATCACTGGAAATTTTACCCAAGATACCATCATACACAAAGCTTATAAAGAATTAGAAAATTTAGGATTTTCTAATGAATTAAATGAATTTTTTAAAGACAAAAGTTTAAAGCTTATTAAAAATATTCCCATAGGTGGAGGCCTTGGTGGAAGTAGCACTGATGCGGTGACATTTTTACTTATGATCAACGAAGCTTTAAATTTAAAACTCAACCAACAACAACTTGAACAAATCTGCCAAAAACTCGGCTCTGATTTAATCTTTTTTTTAAGCGGATATGATAGTGCAAATGTTAGTGGGTGTGGCGAGATTATAGAATATTTTGAAGATGATTTTACTCAACTTGATTTTACTTTTCCTGCTATTGAATGCTCAAGCGCAAAAGTATATAAAGCATTTGATGAAAGCTCATATGATTTAACAGCGAATTTAAATTTAGCCAAAACACTTAAAACACTCAAAACAAGTGAAATTTTAGAGTATAAAAACACTGATTTAAATGACTTATTTGCTCCTTGTGTAAAAATTTATCCTAAAATGCAAACTTTTCTTGATGAAGCTTATTTTTTAAGTGGAAGTGGAAGTGGAGTTTTTAAGGCTAAATGATGAAAAAAACTATAGTAAAAAACAAAAAAGCTTTTTTTGATTATGAAATTTTGGAAAAATTTGAAGCAGGCATTGTTTTAAAAGGTTCTGAAGTGGTAGCATTAAGAGCTAGTAGAGCAAATTTAAAAGATTCTTTTGTGCGTATTATCAAAGGTGAAATTTTCTTACTTAATGCTCATATTTCTCATCTTAGTACTACACATTCTTTTTATAAGCATGATGAAAAAGGTGCGCGAAAACTTTTAATGCATAAAAAGCAAATCGATAGGCTTTTTGGTAAAATTAGCACTCAAGGTTTTACTATAGTGCCATTAGAACTTTATTTTAATGAAAAAAATAAAGTAAAAGTTTTAATAGCCTTAGCCAAAGGAAAAAACTTGCACGATAAAAGAGAAAGTTTAAAGAAAAAACAAGCAGATCTTGAGGCAAGAGCTGCTATGAAAAATCATTATTAAAAAAGGATTTTGATGAAAAAATTTGCTTATTTATTTTTTACATTTGCTTTTGCATTTTTAATAAGTGCTTGCTCAAGCGAAGAAAAAATCGAAAACGAATTTGCATTTGCTGAGTATAAAATCGGTGATGAAATTCTTTTAAAAAGTGTCAATGGTGGTGAAAAAACCTTAGTAAGAACACAAAATGGTTTTATGGTAAAAGGCGAAGAGAATAAAATTTTAATGTTTGATTTTTTTGGAACCTTTTGCACACCTTGCCAAGAAGAAGCTACCCATCTAACAAGCTTATGGCAAAAAAATACAGATAATTTTATCATCATAGGGCTTAGTCATTTTGAAAATGTAAGCGATCAAACTGTTAAAGATTTTGCTATTAAATATGGGGCATATTATTTTTTAAGCAATTCTAAAGAAAATGATAGAATTGTCGCACAAGCTTTAAAAGATATCAACTATCAAAGCATGGAACAACTTCCTTTTAAAGTAGTTTTAAAAGATGGTGTTTATCAAGATTTAACAGACTTTTGGAATAAAGACTCAAAAAGTTATGTGAAATATTATCTTGGAAAAGTTTCTACTGAGATTATGCAAGAAGATATTAATAGGATATTAAATGGGTCTAAAAAGTGAAATTTTAGAGCAACAAAAACTAGCAGAACCTAAAATGTTTAAGGTTTTGCTTTTAAACGATGATGTTACCACCATGGATTTTGTAATTGAAATTTTAATGAATATTTTTCATCATGATTTTGAAAAAGCAAGCGCGATCATGCTTGAAATCCATCATCAAGGAAGTGGAGTTTGTGGTATATACACAGAAGAAATTGCACTTAGCAAAAAACAGCAAGTTGACACGGCAGCAAAAAACAATGATTTTCCACTCCAAACAAGGATAGAAGAACAATGAAATATAAAGAACTAATTGACTCATTTATACCAAATGCAAGACATTTAAGCTTTATCAATCATCATGAATTTATCACTTGCGAGCATTTGCTTTTTGCTTTAGTTAAGCTTAGCAATGATTTTAAAAATCTACTTGAAGAAATCGGAGATGGTGATTTACAAGGCTTTGAAAATGAGTTAAAAAACTACTTAGCTAAAAATAACGAAATTTTAAAAAAAGAAATAGAACCTATTTTTTCTGTAATCTTGGAAAATATATTGCACAAGCTAAATGCAAAAAACCAAACAAGTGTGATTGATTTTATTATCGCACTTTGCAAAGAAGAAAAAGCTTATTCTTATAATATTTTAAAAAAACACCTAATAGAAGAAGAAAAAATAAAAGAATTGTTACAAAATGCTGAATTTGAAAATTTAAAAACCCATACCATAGAGCTAGTTGAACTTGCAAAAAAAGGCAAAATCGATCCTGTTATAGGTAGGAAATTTGAACTTGAAAGAATGATGCAAATTCTAAGCCGTCGTAAGAAAAATAATCCTATTTTAGTTGGTGAACCAGGTGTTGGTAAAAGTGCTGTTATAGATGGGCTAGCACTAGCTATAGCTGAAGAAAAAGTGCCAAAACACTTAAAAAACTCAAAAATTTATAGTCTTGATATGGCGAGCTTGCTTTCAGGGACAAAATACAGAGGTGATTTTGAAAAAAGACTAAAAGACATCATTAAAGAATTGGAAAATATCCCTAATGCTATTTTATTTATAGATGAAATTCATACCATAGTAGGGACTGGCGCAAGCAATGAAAGTCATGCAGATATGTCAAATTTATTAAAACCTGCATTAAGTAATGGCAATATAAAATGTATAGGTGCAACTACTTTTATAGAATACAAAAATACCTTTGATAAAAACAAAGCTCTAAGTAGAAGATTTGCAAAAATTGACATAGATGAACCAAGTGAAGAAGAATGTTTTTTGATTTTACAAGGCTTAAAAAGCAAATATGAAAATTTTCACAAAATCAAAATCAGTGATGAAATTTTACAAACAAGTATAAAACTAGCAAAACAATTTTTACATGATAAATTTTTACCAGATAGTGCGATTGATTTAATCGACGAGCTTGGCGCAAGCTTTGCTTTAGAAGATAAAAAAACTAAAAAAATAGTAAAAGTAAAAGATTTAGAAAATACTTTAGCAAGAATGACGCATTCTCATAAAATTTATGAAAGTGATCAAGGTAAAATTCTTAAGAACTTAGAGCATGATTTAAAACAAAACATCTTTGGACAAGATGAAGCTATTAAAGCTTTATGTTCTATTTTAAAACAAAGCTATGCAGGATTAAAAGGTAAAAATATCCCAAAAGGCGTGTTTTTATTTACTGGTTCAAGCGGGGTTGGTAAAACCGAACTTGCTAAAAATTTAGCACAAATTTTAAACCTTAATCTTGAAAGATTTGACATGAGCGAATACTCACAAAAACACGATGTGAGCAAACTCATAGGAACTTCAGCAGGTTATGTGGGCTATGAAGATGGTGGCTTGCTTAGTAATAGTATTAGAAAAAATCCCTTTAGTGTAGTTTTATTTGATGAAATAGAAAAAGCTCATCCTGATTTAACTAATACTTTTTTACAAATTTTTGATAATGCAAGCTTGACAGATAATAGTGGATTAAAAGCTGATTTTAAAAATACTATTATCATTATGACTTCAAATTTAGGTCTCAAAGAAAATAATGAGCTTGGTTTTTTAAGCAGTGATAAAGAAAAAAGTAATAAAGCCATAAAAGATTTTTTTGCGCCTGAATTTATCAACCGTATAGATAAAATCATTCATTTTAATGACTTAAATCAAGAAATTTTAGAACAAATCGTCCAAAAAGAGCTAGATTTAATGGCAAAAAATTTAAATAATATCACCATAGAAGCTGATAAAAAAGTAAAAGAATTTCTTG is a window encoding:
- the truB gene encoding pseudouridine synthase family protein (catalyzes isomerization of specific uridines in RNA to pseudouridine; responsible for residues in T loops of many tRNAs) encodes the protein MNKLFVAYKPSGMSSNAFLGKLKKKYKNKKAGFSGTLDPFAKGVLLIAFDQYTKLFRFFDKNPKVYKATLWLGVHSLSLDNQNIKEINLINAFDEQILEQIKNELLGKITYTPPAFCAKKIDGVRSYELAKRGFEVNLKPCVMEIFYTKILHYNHPFLTIEIAVSEGSYIRSYCELFARKLGIKATLSSLERLSEGKFFYENEKELNPLAYLNLRKNTIKYPQKLHNGQKIFLDDLEIQEEGSYILEEKDFFSIISIQDNQVQYYLNKVLKC
- the csrA gene encoding carbon storage regulator CsrA, giving the protein MLILSRKENESIKIGDDIEIKVVQTGKGYAKIGIEAPKSLMILRKELIEQVKSENLHAISDETIKLDDLSKKLKK
- a CDS encoding 4-(cytidine 5'-diphospho)-2-C-methyl-D-erythritol kinase, which gives rise to MKAYAKANIFLKIIGIDSRSYHLLQSRFILLKDIFDELSFSDEKTKEGFEITGNFTQDTIIHKAYKELENLGFSNELNEFFKDKSLKLIKNIPIGGGLGGSSTDAVTFLLMINEALNLKLNQQQLEQICQKLGSDLIFFLSGYDSANVSGCGEIIEYFEDDFTQLDFTFPAIECSSAKVYKAFDESSYDLTANLNLAKTLKTLKTSEILEYKNTDLNDLFAPCVKIYPKMQTFLDEAYFLSGSGSGVFKAK
- the smpB gene encoding SsrA-binding protein SmpB; amino-acid sequence: MKKTIVKNKKAFFDYEILEKFEAGIVLKGSEVVALRASRANLKDSFVRIIKGEIFLLNAHISHLSTTHSFYKHDEKGARKLLMHKKQIDRLFGKISTQGFTIVPLELYFNEKNKVKVLIALAKGKNLHDKRESLKKKQADLEARAAMKNHY
- a CDS encoding thioredoxin domain-containing protein yields the protein MKKFAYLFFTFAFAFLISACSSEEKIENEFAFAEYKIGDEILLKSVNGGEKTLVRTQNGFMVKGEENKILMFDFFGTFCTPCQEEATHLTSLWQKNTDNFIIIGLSHFENVSDQTVKDFAIKYGAYYFLSNSKENDRIVAQALKDINYQSMEQLPFKVVLKDGVYQDLTDFWNKDSKSYVKYYLGKVSTEIMQEDINRILNGSKK
- a CDS encoding ATP-dependent Clp protease adaptor ClpS gives rise to the protein MGLKSEILEQQKLAEPKMFKVLLLNDDVTTMDFVIEILMNIFHHDFEKASAIMLEIHHQGSGVCGIYTEEIALSKKQQVDTAAKNNDFPLQTRIEEQ
- a CDS encoding AAA family ATPase: MKYKELIDSFIPNARHLSFINHHEFITCEHLLFALVKLSNDFKNLLEEIGDGDLQGFENELKNYLAKNNEILKKEIEPIFSVILENILHKLNAKNQTSVIDFIIALCKEEKAYSYNILKKHLIEEEKIKELLQNAEFENLKTHTIELVELAKKGKIDPVIGRKFELERMMQILSRRKKNNPILVGEPGVGKSAVIDGLALAIAEEKVPKHLKNSKIYSLDMASLLSGTKYRGDFEKRLKDIIKELENIPNAILFIDEIHTIVGTGASNESHADMSNLLKPALSNGNIKCIGATTFIEYKNTFDKNKALSRRFAKIDIDEPSEEECFLILQGLKSKYENFHKIKISDEILQTSIKLAKQFLHDKFLPDSAIDLIDELGASFALEDKKTKKIVKVKDLENTLARMTHSHKIYESDQGKILKNLEHDLKQNIFGQDEAIKALCSILKQSYAGLKGKNIPKGVFLFTGSSGVGKTELAKNLAQILNLNLERFDMSEYSQKHDVSKLIGTSAGYVGYEDGGLLSNSIRKNPFSVVLFDEIEKAHPDLTNTFLQIFDNASLTDNSGLKADFKNTIIIMTSNLGLKENNELGFLSSDKEKSNKAIKDFFAPEFINRIDKIIHFNDLNQEILEQIVQKELDLMAKNLNNITIEADKKVKEFLAKKTNNKEFGVRLLKRIIAEELGERLSDEILFGKLKNGGKLKLKLSKNEKIEFVF